From Sporichthyaceae bacterium, a single genomic window includes:
- a CDS encoding YchJ family metal-binding protein, protein MAHVRPCPCGSAVDYRACCGPLHARRSTAETAEALMRSRYSAFVRHDVDYLSATWHPSTRPTHLQLDSSVVWTQLEIVRVRAGAAGDRRGLVEFRAHHTRGVQAERSRFLHEDGQWFYLDGERLD, encoded by the coding sequence ATGGCCCACGTCCGGCCCTGCCCGTGCGGCAGTGCCGTCGACTACCGAGCATGCTGCGGCCCGCTGCATGCCCGGCGGTCCACGGCGGAGACGGCGGAGGCGCTGATGCGGTCGCGCTACAGCGCGTTCGTCCGCCATGACGTCGACTATCTGTCGGCCACCTGGCACCCGAGCACCCGCCCGACGCACCTGCAGCTGGATTCGTCAGTGGTCTGGACGCAGCTGGAGATCGTGCGGGTGCGGGCCGGTGCCGCGGGCGATCGCCGCGGTCTGGTCGAGTTCCGTGCGCACCACACCCGCGGCGTACAGGCCGAGCGCAGCCGGTTCCTGCATGAGGACGGGCAGTGGTTCTACCTGGACGGCGAACGGCTCGACTGA
- a CDS encoding efflux RND transporter permease subunit: MLRRVVAAAMRTRRATAAGLVVLAAVGFAALPDVRERALPPLGTPILQVRTATPGLSADDTERLVTAPLAADLRANVTALESVHSVSRSGLSILDLRFRAGSISDRDRQAVQERLVGAHLPGAPQLVSPADRLFLVAVHTSLSPAALTEVVNSRIRPSLLGVAGVSNVWLWGDVEPLLVIDQLPTVDTTAVSEKVQQRLAELAPGLPQAQFDPRVYRAADYLTAARHQVARTMAWTVLALLVALAVLLLDWRRAVLTAVAVPLPVLLDLAALRAHHTAVDAMTLTGLAAVVPLVLFDAVVLSEAGVRALRDRAGDPVGQLSSMLHRLGRAGLLLALALLPVLFLSGLPERPFLPRIAGVFAVGLLATAATALLVVPTVLGALPGRPARSPARRLLRVGHDRVLWPLARPAVAVLVLSGLLAAGAVACTQVTTRMRPALHDPAVTVRLQAWPGTTPAQVSADRDRVLAGVRGLPGVQDAAPLPDCADTPTGGDGQHCADVAIALAAGADRAHTLAAVRAVLADFPGMFRSVRADLDTRLSAAAARPNADLVVRVSGNDPTTLRTRAETVRAALAGVRGVLAPAVAGAPDIIEHSDTIGTLSVEAGISGRDHAAVRADVRTVLAGLAPAGGTDAHLLDAAPNRHRVIAAGLAVAVALLLLLVGALGAGAALLIGLAGVPAVLGAGVIALWVDDAPLGPGAVTGLVVLAGLLLRAALLIVPDLQRDDWAENAPPGGEARRVSHAVPLLQACAVLAVITVPWLMTGQRAGTEQLHPFAVVLLGGIPALAAVVVLVLPGTIGQSTGRTSEQRAGGSTGAAPAPISVKRWIDEIDAGRSRSVPG; the protein is encoded by the coding sequence ATGCTGCGTCGGGTCGTGGCCGCTGCCATGCGCACCCGCCGCGCCACCGCCGCGGGACTCGTGGTGCTGGCCGCGGTGGGTTTCGCCGCCCTGCCCGATGTCCGGGAGCGCGCACTGCCGCCGCTTGGCACGCCGATTTTGCAAGTGCGCACCGCTACCCCGGGTCTTTCCGCCGACGACACGGAACGCCTGGTCACGGCGCCATTGGCGGCGGATCTGCGGGCCAATGTGACCGCCCTGGAGTCGGTCCATTCGGTGTCCCGGAGCGGACTGTCCATCCTCGACCTGAGGTTCAGGGCTGGCTCCATCAGCGATCGAGACCGTCAGGCGGTGCAGGAGCGTCTTGTCGGGGCCCATCTGCCCGGCGCCCCCCAGCTGGTCTCCCCCGCCGACCGCCTGTTCCTCGTCGCGGTGCACACGTCGCTGTCCCCCGCCGCACTCACCGAAGTGGTGAACAGCCGCATACGCCCGTCGTTGCTCGGCGTGGCCGGCGTCAGCAATGTCTGGCTGTGGGGTGATGTGGAACCACTCTTGGTAATTGATCAATTACCCACAGTTGATACGACGGCAGTAAGCGAGAAAGTGCAGCAACGGTTGGCCGAACTGGCACCGGGCCTGCCCCAGGCGCAATTCGATCCGCGGGTTTATCGCGCCGCGGACTATCTGACCGCCGCCCGGCACCAAGTGGCCCGGACAATGGCGTGGACCGTGCTCGCGCTGCTGGTGGCGCTCGCCGTGCTGTTGTTGGATTGGCGACGCGCGGTGCTCACCGCGGTTGCCGTGCCGCTGCCGGTGCTCCTCGATCTGGCGGCGCTGCGGGCGCACCACACCGCGGTGGACGCGATGACGTTGACCGGGCTGGCGGCCGTGGTCCCGCTCGTGCTGTTCGACGCCGTGGTGCTCAGCGAGGCGGGCGTGCGGGCCCTGCGCGACCGGGCCGGCGATCCCGTCGGTCAACTGTCCTCGATGCTGCACCGGCTGGGCCGGGCCGGACTGCTGCTGGCATTGGCCCTGCTGCCGGTGCTGTTCCTGTCCGGCCTGCCGGAACGTCCGTTTCTGCCCCGCATCGCGGGCGTCTTCGCTGTCGGCCTTCTCGCCACCGCGGCCACCGCCCTGCTGGTCGTGCCGACGGTGCTCGGTGCCCTACCCGGTAGGCCCGCCCGATCCCCGGCCCGCCGACTACTCCGGGTCGGACACGACCGCGTGCTGTGGCCGTTGGCCCGGCCCGCAGTGGCCGTCCTCGTGCTGTCCGGGTTACTCGCCGCCGGTGCGGTCGCCTGTACCCAGGTCACCACCCGGATGCGCCCCGCACTGCACGATCCGGCGGTGACCGTGCGATTGCAGGCCTGGCCGGGCACCACGCCGGCCCAAGTGTCCGCGGACCGCGACCGGGTGCTCGCCGGGGTACGGGGCCTGCCCGGGGTGCAGGACGCGGCGCCGTTGCCGGACTGTGCGGACACCCCCACAGGTGGCGACGGACAACACTGTGCCGACGTCGCCATCGCCCTGGCCGCCGGCGCCGACCGAGCCCACACGCTCGCCGCGGTGCGCGCGGTGCTGGCCGACTTTCCCGGCATGTTCCGCAGCGTCCGGGCCGATTTGGACACCCGGCTGTCCGCCGCGGCGGCTCGCCCGAATGCGGACCTGGTGGTGCGGGTCTCGGGCAATGATCCGACGACGCTGCGGACCCGGGCGGAGACGGTGCGCGCGGCGCTGGCCGGCGTGCGCGGCGTGCTCGCGCCGGCCGTGGCCGGTGCGCCGGACATCATCGAGCACTCCGACACCATCGGCACGCTGAGCGTCGAGGCCGGGATCAGTGGGCGCGACCACGCAGCGGTGCGCGCCGACGTGCGCACAGTTCTCGCCGGGCTGGCGCCGGCCGGCGGTACCGACGCGCATCTCCTCGACGCCGCTCCCAACCGGCACCGAGTTATCGCCGCGGGCCTCGCGGTCGCCGTCGCGCTGCTGCTGTTGTTGGTGGGCGCGCTGGGTGCCGGCGCTGCGCTGCTGATCGGGCTGGCCGGGGTGCCCGCGGTGCTCGGTGCGGGAGTGATCGCGTTGTGGGTCGACGATGCCCCGTTGGGGCCGGGCGCCGTCACCGGGTTGGTGGTACTCGCGGGTCTGCTGCTGCGGGCCGCACTGTTGATAGTGCCCGATCTGCAGCGGGACGATTGGGCCGAGAACGCGCCGCCCGGCGGCGAGGCCCGGCGGGTGTCGCACGCGGTACCGCTGCTGCAGGCGTGCGCGGTGCTGGCGGTGATCACTGTGCCGTGGCTGATGACCGGTCAGCGGGCCGGCACCGAACAACTCCACCCCTTTGCGGTGGTGCTGCTCGGCGGAATTCCGGCACTGGCGGCGGTAGTCGTGCTGGTCCTGCCGGGCACAATCGGTCAGTCGACCGGACGCACATCCGAACAGCGCGCCGGTGGATCTACCGGCGCGGCACCGGCGCCGATATCGGTGAAACGTTGGATCGACGAAATCGACGCCGGCCGGTCACGTTCGGTCCCCGGCTGA